CGGCACTACAACATAGGTTTGGGTCATTAGAATCAATGGAACGTAAAGCAGTACAAGATTAGACAGAGAAATTATTACCTTCGGGGATACACAGAACTAGCATCAGTGAAATACACGATTCCGGTTTGTTGATCGACGTCCAATCCATCAGTGAATCGAAAGGGCACTCCGTCCGCGCTAATGGCTAGTTGGATTGCAAGCCCTCCATTCTGACCGACAACCAAGAGCCCACGATAAGCATCAGCAATATATAGATCACCTGTCTGGAAGTAGAACCCTAAACCTAATGGTCTTCCACATACAGGCCCTAAACTTTGATTTGTGTTGCCGTCACACACGGCATTAGACCTGAAGAAGCAagttataaaacaaaatatattgtaaAAAACAAGGTGCatatctttatcttttttgttcttttttttccgtCTCTTTTTGGTGAGTTTGAAGGGCATTACCTGTTCGGTGAAGTGAATGCGAAGTCGCGAAAACCAGCAGAAGGTAGATATTGGAGGATTCGACCATCCTCCACTCCTGTATAGGGTCCTCTACCCAAGCGTTTGAAGGCAAGGGCCTCAGGACCCAGAGCATTTGGGGACAATGGGAGTCTGCCGAATGAAGGAGTAACATTGCAAAGAATGATGGAGGGAAAAGTGAACAAAATCACAAAGAGAGAAATCATGATTGCTCTTGCAAGTGCTATTGCATTGAAGGGTCAGTttaagtgtgtatatatatatatatatatgcatcaatGGCAACAAGCATGCATTGCATCAACTTTTTACTTATTCCACTTAACCAAGCAATGCGGCAGGTTGTGGGCAGTACCTATGTGAATAGGAAGTTTGGCGGATTACTTTTCGTTGTTGAGACCATGGGCCAGCATGCCTAGGCCGTGAGTCGGTTAGGCTAATAATTAGACCGTGGGCCTATTAAGATGCTTGTTTAGGCCGTGGGCCTGCTTATGTTTCTAGATCGTGGGCAGATTTAGTCCAGAGGTGTTTAGTCCATGGGCATAAAAATGCTTAGGTCATGGGCATATTAAGCTACTTTTGCTTGGGCCATTGGGATTGAGGACTTctcaattcatttaaaattgtacAGTTTACAATTTGAATCTAATGGTTTAGGAGGTGTGTCAAGGATTTGGGGGTTCACAATTCtctagagtttacaattcacatctaatggtCGAGAAAAAGTCATACaggttttaaaaataaaaaaaaaaaaacaaaaaggtgaTATGATATAGCACACCTTCTAAACTATTGGATTCATATTGTAAACTCTACAATTTCAAATGAATTGTGAAGCCCCCAAATCCGTGTGTCTATCAATACAcacttttgtgttttttttttttttggcagtaCTTATTGTACATAACCAAACATCCCCAAGTAtccataattattttttcatttcttaacCGAAACTTCAAAAccttttatctctcaaaatacatgttggaTTTCGAAAACAATTACATATTTGGAATTAGCATGTAAAACACTTTCCAACAAGACCCGTTGACAATATTTTTCACGTGGTCGTACTTTATTACACTATCTAGAGtaataaaaacacaaacatttattacattatttcgttatcttattatgttattttatcaATGAACCAGACTTCTTTCACATTGTTTTTATAGGAGCGTATCTGTGGCAAGCTAAACTTGTCGGAATCGATCGCAATGAGACAAGTCGAAATCTACTCTCATTGTCgctgaaaaacaaaaattctgcAAAATCC
This DNA window, taken from Tripterygium wilfordii isolate XIE 37 chromosome 20, ASM1340144v1, whole genome shotgun sequence, encodes the following:
- the LOC119987296 gene encoding protein STRICTOSIDINE SYNTHASE-LIKE 12-like; this translates as MISLFVILFTFPSIILCNVTPSFGRLPLSPNALGPEALAFKRLGRGPYTGVEDGRILQYLPSAGFRDFAFTSPNRSNAVCDGNTNQSLGPVCGRPLGLGFYFQTGDLYIADAYRGLLVVGQNGGLAIQLAISADGVPFRFTDGLDVDQQTGIVYFTDASSVYPRSAADEALARGDATGRLLKYDPRTAQVTVLLRGLQLASGTAVSIDGSFVLVTEFGARRVQKYWLRGPRANTAEILVTLPGNPANIKRTLLGDFWVAVNINTTTIRPTGIKINGLGKILRTVPLDALYNNIRVSEVQEFLGKLYIGSTTETFVGVVNI